Proteins encoded by one window of Candidatus Acididesulfobacter guangdongensis:
- a CDS encoding translation initiation factor IF-2: protein MADNNEVINESNVQDSLKTEERRVSKGVIRRRLSKVELTGDDNSKNDNSKDISEEHLTSDMSAGSLSSQSQAEVSPDNTQSKENPVHDLNNHEFVQNKLNKNEEIGALNINIKAEGEQSGLADLNAKNNKFGTAGSTENLQKENKDNSVSNANLKTEKPAVLPLNAVKGLVNGLKDAAELNTPENKSLKKNTVKKQNVVKPKKNEKIIDLIEEKEYVAPRKPRKRFKAYKDFNKHNEYNSTLITEKKQSKKVIKISNGITVNELSQAIGVKASEVIKKLLDVDIIATINQIIDIDAASLITSEYGYTVENVSFDEVVALEESPDAEESLVPRAPVVTVMGHVDHGKTSLLDAIRKTNVTTNEAGGITQHIGAYNVKVDDSMVVFLDTPGHEAFTEMRARGAGITDIVILVVAADDGVMPQTIEAINHAKAANVPIIVAINKIDKPGANPEKIKNSLMEYGLVSEELGGSTLFSSVSAKTGQGLKELLELIILQAEILELKANPNKPARGTVIEASLDKGRGPVATVLVQSGTLHINDSAVCGLYFVKVRAMMDYNGNKLEKAGPSTPVEIFGLEGVPSAGDSFIVLKDEKEAKKISMERQLKRRESEYRSSSKMTLENLYSKIKAGDVKELKLIVKSDVFGSMEALIQSFNKLSTDKVKVVIIHSGASAITESDIMLAKATGSIVIAFNVRPEPKALTLSETENIEIRYYNIIYDAVKDIKDAMEGLLAPIEKEIVVGKAEVRSVFNVPKIGAVAGCMVTSGVVKRAAGARLLRDNVIIYSGHIDSLKRFKDDVKEVQSNFECGISLENFNDIKINDVIEIYEIEYIKQTL from the coding sequence ATGGCAGATAATAACGAAGTAATAAATGAAAGCAATGTTCAAGATTCCTTAAAAACTGAAGAAAGAAGAGTTTCTAAGGGAGTTATCAGGAGAAGACTGAGCAAAGTTGAATTAACCGGCGATGATAATTCTAAAAATGATAACTCTAAAGATATAAGCGAAGAACATCTGACATCTGATATGTCGGCAGGATCGTTATCTTCCCAATCTCAAGCAGAAGTTTCTCCTGATAATACGCAAAGCAAAGAAAACCCAGTTCATGATTTAAATAATCATGAATTTGTTCAAAACAAATTAAATAAAAATGAAGAAATAGGTGCGTTAAATATAAATATAAAGGCAGAAGGAGAGCAGAGCGGATTAGCAGACCTGAATGCTAAAAATAACAAATTCGGAACTGCGGGAAGCACTGAAAATTTGCAAAAGGAAAATAAAGATAATTCAGTGTCAAATGCGAACTTAAAAACAGAAAAGCCTGCCGTTTTACCATTGAATGCAGTTAAGGGTTTAGTCAATGGTTTAAAGGATGCTGCGGAATTAAATACACCTGAAAATAAATCATTAAAGAAAAATACCGTAAAAAAACAGAATGTAGTTAAACCTAAAAAAAATGAAAAAATAATAGATCTAATTGAAGAAAAAGAATATGTAGCTCCAAGAAAACCCAGAAAAAGATTTAAGGCATATAAAGATTTTAATAAACATAACGAATATAATTCAACGTTAATAACAGAAAAAAAACAATCTAAAAAAGTAATTAAAATAAGCAATGGAATAACCGTCAACGAACTTTCTCAGGCAATAGGCGTTAAAGCTTCCGAAGTTATCAAAAAGCTTCTGGATGTCGATATTATAGCTACAATTAATCAGATCATAGATATAGATGCAGCTTCGCTTATAACTTCCGAATATGGATATACGGTTGAAAATGTCAGTTTTGATGAAGTCGTAGCGCTTGAGGAATCTCCTGATGCCGAAGAGTCCTTGGTTCCGAGAGCTCCGGTAGTAACAGTTATGGGTCATGTTGACCATGGTAAGACTTCTTTGTTGGATGCCATAAGAAAAACAAATGTTACGACCAATGAAGCAGGCGGTATTACTCAGCATATCGGCGCGTATAACGTGAAAGTGGACGATTCGATGGTTGTTTTCCTTGATACTCCCGGACATGAAGCTTTTACCGAAATGCGGGCTAGAGGAGCAGGTATCACGGATATAGTAATTCTTGTAGTAGCCGCTGATGACGGTGTTATGCCTCAGACTATCGAAGCTATTAATCATGCTAAAGCAGCTAATGTTCCTATAATAGTTGCAATAAATAAAATAGATAAACCCGGAGCTAATCCGGAAAAAATTAAAAACAGTTTAATGGAATACGGTTTAGTATCTGAAGAATTAGGCGGTTCTACTTTGTTTTCGTCAGTATCGGCAAAAACAGGACAGGGATTAAAAGAACTTCTTGAACTTATTATACTTCAGGCGGAAATATTAGAGTTAAAAGCTAATCCTAATAAACCGGCAAGAGGAACGGTAATAGAAGCGTCTCTCGATAAAGGAAGAGGTCCTGTTGCAACCGTGCTTGTTCAGAGCGGCACATTGCATATTAACGATAGCGCTGTATGCGGTTTATATTTTGTCAAAGTAAGAGCAATGATGGACTATAACGGTAACAAATTAGAAAAAGCAGGTCCTTCTACTCCGGTGGAAATATTCGGATTAGAAGGCGTTCCCTCAGCCGGCGACAGTTTTATAGTTTTAAAAGACGAAAAAGAAGCTAAAAAAATAAGCATGGAAAGACAGCTGAAACGGAGAGAAAGCGAATACAGATCATCAAGCAAAATGACGCTTGAGAATCTATATTCTAAAATAAAAGCAGGCGATGTGAAAGAACTTAAATTAATTGTCAAGAGTGATGTGTTTGGCTCCATGGAAGCTCTTATCCAATCGTTCAATAAGCTTTCTACAGATAAAGTTAAGGTTGTGATAATTCATAGCGGCGCTTCAGCTATTACGGAATCAGATATTATGCTTGCAAAAGCAACGGGTTCTATCGTTATAGCTTTTAATGTGCGTCCTGAGCCTAAAGCTCTTACTTTAAGCGAAACTGAGAATATAGAGATAAGATATTACAATATTATTTATGATGCGGTAAAAGATATTAAAGATGCAATGGAAGGTCTTCTCGCACCTATAGAGAAAGAGATTGTGGTCGGAAAAGCGGAGGTAAGAAGCGTATTTAATGTTCCCAAAATAGGTGCTGTTGCCGGATGTATGGTAACATCCGGGGTTGTCAAAAGAGCGGCAGGAGCCAGGCTTTTGAGAGATAATGTTATAATATACAGCGGACATATCGATTCTTTAAAGAGATTTAAAGATGATGTTAAAGAGGTGCAGTCAAATTTTGAATGCGGTATATCCCTTGAAAATTTTAATGATATTAAAATTAATGATGTTATAGAAATTTATGAAATTGAATATATAAAACAAACATTATGA
- the nusA gene encoding transcription termination/antitermination protein NusA, whose product MAQLNTEHLSLVIDQVSKDKNIDRSLVIEAVEQAILAIARRNIGSGYDLEAHYTEETGEIEVFMFKEVAEEVKNDKTEITLEDAIEYDADSHIGDSLGLKVEKNIYGRIEAQVAKQIIFQKIKEVEHKNIFDEFNLRKGEIVNGLVRKVEKSMIIVDLGKTEAVLPKQDQIFSEVYKSHDRIRAVLSDIKMEKGGPKLILSRASDEFLIKLFESEIPEIYDGIVKIVKVARAPGFRSKVAVYSNSRDVDPIGACVGIKGFRIQNIINELRGEKIDIIEYSDNPAKLASNALSPAEPSKVSLNSQAKVITVIVPDDQLSLAIGRQGQNVRLTSKLTDYKIDVVSESKSAKKDIEGYKMLMDIPGMGDIIARSLYQSGYSTAEIIAGADSEKLANDLSVDIKKADKIIQSAQDLLNRLQSDLELKERINREIN is encoded by the coding sequence GTGGCGCAACTTAATACAGAGCATCTTTCTTTAGTTATAGATCAGGTCTCTAAAGATAAAAATATTGACAGGTCTTTAGTTATAGAAGCTGTTGAGCAGGCTATACTTGCAATTGCACGCAGAAACATCGGAAGCGGCTATGATTTAGAAGCTCATTATACTGAAGAAACAGGAGAAATCGAAGTTTTTATGTTTAAAGAGGTAGCCGAAGAAGTTAAAAACGACAAAACGGAAATTACACTTGAGGATGCTATTGAATACGATGCCGACAGTCATATCGGAGACAGTCTCGGTCTTAAAGTAGAAAAAAATATTTACGGAAGAATTGAAGCTCAGGTTGCCAAACAAATTATATTTCAAAAAATAAAAGAAGTCGAACATAAAAATATATTTGATGAATTTAATCTCAGAAAAGGCGAAATTGTAAACGGTCTTGTAAGAAAAGTCGAAAAATCAATGATAATTGTAGATCTCGGCAAAACAGAAGCTGTTTTACCTAAACAGGATCAAATATTTAGTGAAGTATATAAATCTCATGACAGAATAAGAGCAGTATTATCGGATATCAAAATGGAAAAAGGAGGTCCGAAGCTTATTCTTTCCAGAGCGTCGGATGAATTTTTAATAAAACTTTTTGAATCTGAAATTCCTGAAATTTATGATGGGATAGTGAAGATAGTCAAGGTTGCAAGAGCTCCCGGTTTCAGATCTAAAGTTGCGGTTTACAGCAACAGCAGAGATGTTGACCCCATAGGTGCGTGCGTTGGAATTAAAGGTTTCAGAATACAAAACATTATCAATGAGTTAAGAGGAGAAAAAATAGATATAATTGAATATTCCGATAATCCTGCTAAGTTGGCTTCAAATGCTTTAAGCCCTGCCGAACCGTCAAAGGTTTCGCTAAATAGCCAGGCTAAGGTTATCACCGTAATCGTCCCCGACGATCAGTTATCGCTTGCGATAGGAAGGCAAGGACAAAATGTGAGGCTTACGTCAAAATTAACGGACTATAAAATAGATGTTGTTTCCGAATCTAAGTCTGCTAAGAAAGATATAGAAGGGTACAAAATGCTCATGGATATTCCGGGTATGGGGGATATTATAGCAAGGTCGCTTTATCAGAGCGGTTATTCTACCGCTGAAATTATAGCAGGCGCAGATTCTGAAAAGTTGGCGAATGATTTATCCGTCGATATTAAAAAAGCGGATAAAATTATTCAATCGGCTCAGGATTTACTTAATCGTCTGCAATCAGATTTAGAACTTAAAGAACGGATAAACAGGGAAATTAACTAA
- a CDS encoding sigma-54-dependent Fis family transcriptional regulator has product MSIKNGKKILIIDDEKSVLDSLEILLKYEGYEITALLSAREALKLIADNTDSTFNLIISDISMPDISGIDFLCQFKDLYLKNINYSYTAHLLPVILMTAYSDVKTAVNALKEGAFDYLIKPFDTDEFKITVKKAVEYFSVYDELNNLKNKLVDNDRLRGNIVGDSAAISKIITEVNIFAKSFSTMLITGESGTGKELAAKLAHDIYFNKRSDGKHGGEFVPVNLSAIPENLIESELFGYTKGAFTGANYDKKGILEYADKGTLFLDEIGDLPMSVQVKLLRVLQEKTFRKIGSNKEYSLDIRFIAATNKDLNELIRRGEFREDLFFRLNAIHIEMPPLRKHKEDIPLLVSYFIGNYSKKLNKNIAFINQNAVSILADYDYPGNIRELENLIERACIYCRTEEITENCLPDSIKKKSNNIISKINETTYEDILKKIIFVFNEINAKNKISLEKFIDDIEKNIIIDRMENKKQSKKLLAKELGLSARSLRYIVSKIADRG; this is encoded by the coding sequence ATGAGCATAAAAAACGGTAAAAAAATTCTTATAATAGACGACGAAAAATCTGTTTTAGATTCTTTGGAAATACTTTTAAAATATGAGGGTTATGAAATAACGGCTTTATTGTCTGCAAGAGAAGCGTTAAAACTTATTGCCGATAATACAGATAGCACATTTAATTTAATTATATCTGATATTTCGATGCCTGATATAAGCGGCATAGATTTTCTTTGTCAGTTTAAAGACCTTTATCTTAAAAATATAAATTATTCTTATACGGCTCATCTATTGCCTGTCATACTTATGACGGCGTATTCCGATGTGAAAACAGCCGTAAATGCTTTAAAAGAAGGGGCGTTCGATTATCTCATAAAGCCTTTTGATACCGATGAATTTAAGATAACCGTTAAAAAAGCGGTAGAATATTTTTCCGTATATGACGAACTTAATAATCTAAAAAATAAATTAGTAGATAATGACAGATTAAGGGGAAATATAGTTGGGGATTCGGCGGCAATATCTAAAATTATAACCGAAGTAAATATTTTCGCAAAAAGTTTTTCCACAATGCTTATTACAGGTGAATCTGGAACCGGAAAAGAACTTGCGGCAAAACTTGCTCACGATATATATTTCAATAAGCGCTCCGACGGCAAACATGGAGGCGAATTTGTTCCGGTCAATCTATCCGCGATTCCTGAAAATCTTATTGAAAGCGAACTTTTTGGTTACACTAAAGGTGCGTTTACCGGTGCAAATTATGATAAAAAAGGCATTTTGGAATATGCAGATAAAGGTACGCTGTTTCTTGACGAGATAGGCGATTTGCCGATGTCTGTTCAGGTGAAACTGCTAAGGGTTCTGCAGGAAAAAACCTTTAGAAAAATAGGCTCAAATAAAGAATATTCTTTAGATATAAGATTTATTGCCGCAACTAATAAAGATTTAAACGAATTAATAAGACGAGGCGAATTCAGAGAAGATTTATTCTTCAGGCTTAATGCCATTCATATTGAAATGCCTCCCTTAAGAAAGCATAAAGAAGATATTCCCTTACTAGTTTCATATTTTATCGGCAATTATTCAAAAAAACTTAATAAAAATATTGCATTTATTAACCAGAATGCAGTTTCTATTTTAGCAGATTATGATTATCCGGGAAACATTCGCGAATTGGAAAATCTAATAGAAAGAGCATGTATATATTGCAGAACGGAAGAAATAACGGAAAATTGCCTTCCTGACAGTATAAAAAAAAAATCAAATAATATTATTTCAAAAATTAATGAAACAACTTATGAAGATATTTTAAAAAAAATTATTTTTGTATTTAATGAAATTAATGCTAAAAATAAAATAAGTTTAGAAAAATTTATAGATGATATTGAAAAAAATATAATAATTGATAGAATGGAAAATAAAAAACAATCTAAAAAACTGTTGGCAAAAGAACTTGGATTATCCGCAAGGTCTTTAAGATATATAGTTTCTAAAATTGCAGACAGAGGATGA
- a CDS encoding type II secretion system F family protein codes for MPIYQWKGRKKTGEYITGQIDATSPEIVIDELHKNNIYPINVDKKSEFLSMQLTASKEISSKTKINDDDLIVFTRQFSSLVDSGVPILQGLSIMIEQQKNKNLKGILSKIKENIESGGSLSDSFRKFPRVFNDLYINLVDAGEKGGVLDKVFRRLSVYFEKTLKLKRKVKGAMIYPTIVLSVAFGVIVILLTFVIPVFANLFASVGAKLPALTQEVINFSDFVKSYILYIIIAIGVIIFLVKSYYKKENGRRNIDRLILKIPLVGLLLKKVSIARFSRTLSTMIESGVPILSALGIVSKISGNKIIEESLIKAKEDVASGAPLSAAINKTGLFPPLVIQMIMVGEKTGNLDAMLAKVADYYDEEVDNAVTNLTSMMEPALIVFLGIVVGVLVVAMYLPIFNLGNAIKG; via the coding sequence ATGCCTATTTATCAATGGAAGGGCAGAAAGAAAACAGGAGAATATATCACAGGTCAGATTGACGCAACAAGTCCGGAAATTGTCATCGATGAGCTTCATAAAAACAATATTTATCCTATTAATGTTGATAAAAAAAGCGAATTCCTGAGTATGCAGCTTACTGCTTCAAAGGAGATAAGTTCTAAAACCAAAATTAACGATGATGACCTGATAGTATTTACAAGACAGTTTTCTTCATTAGTGGATTCGGGAGTTCCTATTTTGCAGGGTCTCTCTATAATGATAGAACAGCAAAAGAATAAAAATTTAAAAGGCATCTTATCTAAAATTAAAGAAAATATAGAAAGCGGAGGAAGTTTATCAGACAGTTTCAGAAAATTTCCGCGTGTATTTAACGATTTATATATAAATCTTGTTGACGCAGGAGAAAAAGGAGGCGTTTTAGATAAAGTTTTCAGACGGTTATCCGTATATTTCGAAAAAACTCTTAAACTTAAAAGAAAAGTGAAGGGTGCAATGATATATCCTACAATAGTTCTGTCAGTTGCATTCGGAGTTATAGTTATCTTATTAACATTTGTCATACCTGTATTCGCAAACCTTTTTGCAAGCGTAGGCGCAAAATTGCCGGCCCTTACTCAGGAGGTAATTAATTTCAGCGATTTCGTTAAATCGTATATATTATATATAATTATCGCCATCGGTGTAATAATTTTTTTAGTCAAATCATATTATAAAAAAGAAAACGGAAGACGAAATATAGACCGTTTGATACTTAAGATACCTCTGGTGGGGCTCTTATTAAAAAAAGTTTCCATCGCAAGATTTTCCAGAACCCTTTCGACAATGATTGAAAGCGGCGTTCCGATTTTATCGGCATTAGGTATAGTGTCTAAAATAAGCGGAAATAAAATTATAGAAGAATCTTTAATTAAAGCAAAAGAAGATGTGGCATCCGGAGCCCCGCTTTCTGCCGCGATTAATAAAACAGGACTATTTCCTCCTCTTGTAATTCAGATGATAATGGTTGGAGAAAAAACAGGAAACCTCGATGCAATGTTGGCTAAAGTTGCCGACTACTACGACGAAGAAGTAGACAATGCTGTAACTAATCTGACTTCAATGATGGAACCTGCTCTTATAGTTTTTCTCGGGATTGTAGTAGGCGTTTTGGTTGTAGCTATGTATTTGCCTATATTTAATCTCGGAAATGCAATCAAAGGATGA
- the rbfA gene encoding 30S ribosome-binding factor RbfA, protein MIERNKRVAELIAREVSLVLEFKINDDRLKNVTILRAEISKDLRYCKIFFSVIAIKNGNIYDMQDSTYSDYIEKEVKKVMSGFKSSKHFIKKEVFSKVLLRLIPDLSFEYDPGIEQSSRILKIINDNKKITDDNL, encoded by the coding sequence ATGATAGAAAGGAATAAAAGGGTTGCAGAATTGATTGCCCGCGAAGTTTCATTAGTATTAGAATTTAAAATTAACGATGACAGGCTTAAAAATGTTACAATTTTAAGGGCTGAGATATCGAAAGATCTTAGGTATTGTAAAATTTTTTTTAGTGTTATTGCTATAAAAAACGGAAATATTTATGATATGCAAGATAGTACATATTCTGATTATATAGAAAAGGAAGTAAAAAAGGTAATGAGCGGATTTAAAAGTTCAAAACATTTTATTAAAAAAGAAGTTTTTTCTAAAGTCTTGCTAAGATTAATACCGGATTTAAGTTTTGAATATGATCCTGGTATTGAACAATCATCGAGGATTCTTAAAATAATAAACGATAATAAGAAAATCACGGACGATAATTTGTAA
- a CDS encoding ribosome maturation factor RimP, whose translation MHDDLLKKIDELAEDIAKYYGCYIVGSLFVSSLKNRGVALRIYADAEGGISISQLTDISKELSMVLDIKELIDFKYNLEVSSPGIDRVIFKIKDYIRFKNKRAKISLNEKISGRLNFIGKIIDVSDLISQTGEKISLDSFNADLNNAGSNIINANIKIYDEIDDKNYVISFSKIKKANLIAE comes from the coding sequence ATGCATGATGATTTATTGAAAAAAATTGACGAACTTGCGGAAGATATTGCAAAATATTATGGCTGCTATATTGTCGGGTCTTTATTTGTTTCTTCTCTAAAAAATAGAGGGGTTGCTTTGAGAATCTATGCCGATGCGGAAGGCGGAATAAGCATATCTCAGCTTACCGATATATCCAAAGAATTAAGCATGGTTTTAGATATTAAAGAATTAATTGATTTCAAATATAATCTGGAAGTGTCTTCCCCGGGTATAGACAGAGTAATTTTTAAAATAAAAGATTATATAAGATTCAAAAATAAACGCGCTAAAATATCTTTAAACGAAAAAATTAGCGGAAGATTAAATTTTATAGGAAAAATTATTGATGTGTCAGATTTAATAAGCCAAACGGGTGAAAAAATATCGTTAGATTCGTTTAACGCAGACTTAAACAACGCCGGTTCGAATATTATAAATGCGAATATAAAAATATACGATGAAATAGACGATAAAAATTACGTTATATCTTTTTCAAAAATAAAAAAGGCAAATTTAATAGCAGAATAA
- the truA gene encoding tRNA pseudouridine(38-40) synthase TruA: MINYLITLEYDGSNYHGWQIQNNYSAENNNVELKTISGEILKAIKKITGTDTELFVSGRTDAGVHALNQVANFKLPFLLNLEKLKSSLNGVLPYNDISVKSIELVHNSFHATFDTVSKTYLYKLNNGFRSALLSKHSWYIKDNLNFSLMNQASNMFVGNYNFINFAKSDKRKCIEDYFRRITEINIQKKNYGFDIYITGDGFLRHMVRRIVGAIVLCGLGKINIERINYLLNAGKTAANITKAPPEGLFLYSIKYKHKFFC, encoded by the coding sequence ATGATTAATTATCTTATAACATTGGAGTATGACGGGTCAAATTATCACGGCTGGCAAATCCAGAATAATTATTCTGCAGAAAATAACAATGTAGAATTAAAAACAATATCCGGAGAAATTTTGAAAGCAATTAAAAAAATAACCGGAACAGACACTGAACTGTTTGTTTCAGGCAGGACAGACGCCGGGGTTCACGCATTAAATCAGGTGGCTAATTTCAAATTGCCTTTTTTACTTAATTTGGAAAAATTAAAATCAAGTTTAAACGGGGTGCTGCCGTATAACGATATCTCCGTTAAAAGTATTGAACTTGTTCATAATTCCTTTCACGCAACTTTTGATACCGTATCAAAAACATATCTTTATAAATTAAATAACGGATTTAGAAGCGCGCTCTTGTCAAAACATTCATGGTATATTAAAGATAATCTTAATTTTAGTTTAATGAATCAGGCTTCTAATATGTTTGTCGGAAACTATAACTTTATAAATTTTGCAAAATCTGATAAGAGAAAGTGTATCGAAGATTATTTCAGAAGAATAACCGAAATTAATATTCAAAAAAAAAATTACGGATTTGACATTTATATAACCGGAGACGGTTTTTTAAGACATATGGTAAGAAGAATTGTCGGAGCTATAGTTCTTTGCGGGTTAGGCAAAATTAATATCGAACGTATAAATTATCTGCTTAATGCGGGTAAAACGGCTGCTAATATTACTAAGGCTCCTCCGGAAGGTCTTTTTTTATATTCAATTAAATATAAACATAAATTTTTTTGTTGA
- a CDS encoding type IV pilus twitching motility protein PilT produces MSSIADLLKTTVDMGASDLHIAAGSPPVIRLRGSLAPLNFPSLSPSDTQGLCYSVITDAQKKRFEETHELDFSFSQKGVSRFRGNLYFDRGSIAGAFRVIPHAIPSIDALGLPPIIKEIIKSPRGLILVTGPTGSGKTTSLAAMIDSINATRHEHIITIEDPIEYIFQHKSCLVNQREVGQDSYSFVESLRHILREDPDVVLIGEIRDMETMEAALTIAETGHLTFGTLHTNSAVQTISRIIDIFPSDQQSQVRSSLSLSLVGVMSQTLIPKIDNLGRILAAEVMIPNAAIRNLIRENKIHQIYSQLQLGQEKYGMQTLNQALASLVNNRIISETEAYSRSSDVDELKQNINSGLISKGGSLNNNISSNVNNNAGTKGTQQQNQNGSSFNKTNDGLFSGIDFDKL; encoded by the coding sequence ATGTCATCAATAGCAGATTTATTAAAAACTACCGTAGATATGGGCGCTTCAGATTTGCATATAGCGGCGGGTTCGCCTCCCGTAATAAGACTGAGAGGTTCTCTTGCTCCCCTTAATTTTCCGTCGTTATCTCCTTCCGATACTCAAGGTCTTTGCTATAGCGTCATAACGGACGCGCAGAAGAAAAGATTTGAGGAGACGCACGAACTTGATTTTTCATTTTCACAGAAAGGAGTATCGCGTTTCAGAGGCAACCTATATTTTGACAGAGGGTCGATTGCAGGCGCATTCAGGGTTATTCCTCACGCTATACCTTCAATAGACGCTTTAGGTTTGCCTCCAATAATAAAAGAAATTATAAAATCTCCGAGAGGTCTAATATTAGTAACCGGTCCGACCGGTTCCGGCAAAACTACTTCTCTGGCAGCTATGATAGATTCTATAAATGCAACGAGACACGAACATATCATTACTATTGAAGACCCTATAGAATATATTTTTCAGCATAAATCATGTTTGGTCAATCAGAGAGAAGTGGGTCAGGATTCGTATAGCTTTGTAGAAAGTTTAAGACATATTTTAAGGGAAGACCCAGATGTAGTTCTGATAGGCGAAATACGGGATATGGAAACAATGGAAGCGGCATTGACTATAGCTGAAACAGGACATTTAACTTTTGGGACCCTGCATACTAATTCTGCCGTGCAGACTATTTCCAGAATTATAGACATATTTCCATCAGACCAGCAGTCGCAGGTCAGGTCGTCATTATCGCTATCCTTAGTGGGTGTTATGTCTCAAACCCTTATTCCTAAAATAGATAATCTTGGCAGAATTTTGGCTGCCGAAGTTATGATACCTAATGCCGCTATAAGAAATTTAATCAGAGAAAATAAAATTCATCAAATATATTCTCAACTTCAGCTCGGACAAGAAAAATACGGTATGCAAACTTTGAATCAGGCGCTTGCTTCGTTGGTGAACAACAGAATAATAAGCGAAACGGAAGCATATTCGCGCTCTTCGGACGTGGATGAATTAAAACAGAATATTAATTCCGGTTTGATATCTAAGGGCGGTTCCTTAAATAATAATATTTCTTCGAATGTCAATAATAACGCAGGAACAAAAGGAACGCAGCAGCAAAATCAAAACGGCAGTTCTTTTAACAAAACTAACGACGGATTGTTTTCCGGGATTGATTTTGACAAATTATAG
- a CDS encoding bifunctional oligoribonuclease/PAP phosphatase NrnA: MYRLNNAGSFSDSADEIFHLIETSKKILVATHENPEGDAISSAIAVGMFLKSLDKEIYLYDKDPIPLNLRFLPWAKEFSQKLPAEPIDLLIVVDCGEIQRVGDGYENMLTINRIINIDHHFTNNNFGHANFVIPDASSTGEVLFYLFAAYGAKENKIEYKIGEELPYKAEERHRVLSKINKDMAICLYASILTDTGSFRYASATKNAFYIASVLNQYDIAPAKIAEEIYETKPLEQYKLLSKSLATLELVQDGKIASMIGSKQMLNEIFQDNENQQKGLALFENFVNYPRSINGVEIAIFFKEVSFNEYRLSFRAKSYADVSKVAEKYGGGGHKFAAGCKASGDLNNLKKDIYEYCRKVL, from the coding sequence ATGTATAGGCTAAACAATGCCGGAAGTTTTTCAGACAGCGCAGATGAAATATTTCATTTAATAGAGACGTCTAAAAAAATACTTGTTGCAACGCATGAAAATCCTGAAGGCGATGCGATAAGCTCTGCTATAGCTGTAGGGATGTTTTTAAAATCTTTAGATAAAGAAATATATCTTTACGATAAAGACCCGATACCCTTAAATCTAAGGTTTTTGCCGTGGGCAAAGGAATTTTCTCAGAAACTTCCGGCGGAACCCATAGATTTACTCATTGTAGTAGATTGCGGCGAGATTCAAAGAGTCGGCGACGGTTATGAAAACATGTTGACGATTAACAGAATAATTAACATTGACCACCACTTTACGAATAATAATTTTGGGCATGCTAATTTTGTTATTCCGGATGCAAGTTCTACAGGGGAGGTACTATTCTACCTTTTTGCGGCATACGGTGCTAAAGAAAACAAAATAGAATATAAAATCGGCGAAGAATTACCGTACAAAGCTGAAGAAAGACACAGAGTGCTGTCTAAAATAAATAAAGATATGGCAATATGTCTTTATGCGTCGATATTAACGGATACCGGTTCATTTAGATACGCTTCTGCTACAAAAAACGCTTTTTATATCGCTTCTGTCCTGAATCAATATGATATAGCTCCGGCTAAAATCGCCGAAGAAATATATGAAACAAAACCTCTGGAACAGTATAAGTTGTTATCAAAAAGTTTAGCTACGCTCGAATTAGTTCAAGACGGAAAAATTGCATCTATGATTGGTTCTAAACAAATGCTTAATGAAATATTTCAAGATAATGAAAATCAGCAGAAAGGCTTGGCTTTATTTGAAAACTTTGTTAATTATCCAAGGTCTATTAACGGCGTTGAAATTGCTATTTTTTTTAAAGAAGTTTCTTTTAATGAATACAGATTGAGTTTTAGAGCAAAAAGCTATGCGGATGTTTCTAAAGTTGCAGAAAAATATGGCGGCGGAGGTCATAAATTTGCGGCAGGATGCAAGGCAAGCGGAGATTTAAATAATCTTAAAAAGGATATATATGAATACTGCAGAAAAGTTCTCTAG